Within Ovis aries strain OAR_USU_Benz2616 breed Rambouillet chromosome 3, ARS-UI_Ramb_v3.0, whole genome shotgun sequence, the genomic segment GATGTATGAATGGTGGTACAATCTACTTGGGGACTCTATCTACAttgagtgtttcagttcagtgcaAACATAATTACTGAAAAGCCTAACATGTGACACGAAATCCTTGTATGCCATTGCAAAGAGTATGAATTTCATCCTGCACATGATGGAAAGCCACTTAAGCATTTtaagcagaaagtgaagcggTCAGAACTGCATTTCAGATACCTCCATCTGCAAGGTAAAATTTTAAGTGGGGAGTTAGCTCAGAGGAAGGGAAAGCCAGTTAGAGACCACTGAAAGCTGAAATACGCCAAGGACTTAAAAGGGAGCAGCAACAGTAGCAAAGATGAGAATGACGGATCTTAAAAGTATTAGGGAATCAAGTCAGCAGCACCGAGTGTCCAGCTAGGGATACAGGAAGTAAGAGGCAGTTTTCAGTGCAGATAAAGGGTGCTGGTTCCATTACCTGAAATAGGAAAAATCTTTTCAGGTCTTCAAGAGGAAGTGATGGTGGTTAGTTCAGGTTTAGACATGTTAAACTGCAATTCCCAGAGAACCACCGAATGGAGACATGTAATAGAGTTAAGTACATCAGAATGGGCTTGAGGGAAGAGGTAAAATATTGGGGCACATGGTATTTGAAACTATAAAACAGAAGATCCTGCTCAAGAACAGGATAAAGAGCAgtctgctgaagctgaaattctgggGAACACAAATGTGTAAATACTAGAGAAAAACaagtgaaggagaagaaaaacaatcagaattgtacaaactaaaaaaagaaagtgtcaaGGAGGGTCCTCTCCGTGATGGAGTATTAGGTAGAGGCAGAAGCCATTATGCAGTGAGCAAATGGAAGATGAGTAGTCCTCCAGAAAATAGAAAAGGCTCTTTTAAGAACACAGTGAGAAAGGAAAGCCTCAAGTGACAGGGTATGGTTGGACATggtttcaaaagaaaatacatttcttgaGTTATTGTTTTAAGATGACACAGGTTTATGCAGACTTGTAATCAGTATGTCAGTAAAGTTTAAAGAATATAGGAAACACCAAAGGAATCCGCCAGAAGACGGATCAAGACAAGCAGGGAGACGAGACTAGAGCTGAGTTCTGGAACCCAGACTCAAAAGTGTGCCCAGAGGAGAAGGAATGCCTTGTGCTCAGAGTAGATGTGAAactcaaagtcactcagtcatgtccaactcttggtgaccccatggactatgcagtccttggaattccccaggccagaatactggagtgggtagctgttccctcctccaggggatcttcccaactcagggactgaacccaggtctcccgcattgctggcagattctttaccagctgagccatcaaggaagccctctgaggagagagggaagaaaagaaagatgagtggAACATATAGAGAAGCTGAAACACATAATATCCATCATCTtacatttcttttgtaaaatagaaGGCAAGTTTGCAGAATGAGGGACTTGAGGAGAAGGGTAGGATTTTTCACTGAGAAGCTACACAAGAAAAGCAGCAGGATTATTAAGCAGACTATGCTGAGAGTGAGCAGAAGCTGGAgagtaaaattatattatttttctagctGTGCTCAGCAGTCCAGAGGGTAGACAGTTGAACTGACCCGGGTCAGAGGGCAAGAggacaaataaatgaaaggataTTGGCAATATAGGGGTTTGAAGTGATGGGCCAACAGGTCTGCTcaggaaagaagcaaagaaagaagagggCTGATGAAACAGGAGAAAACAGAGGGAGGCAAAAAGGAACAGGAGACCTCAGTATGGTTAAAAAATACGCTTAGTATGAGTGACAGTCTGAAAAAGCTGGACAGGCCGTTCTGGTCAATCTTCCAACACAGAAGGAGActttttttaatgcagagtttTCACCCacatctctgcctcctcctcctgagGCACAAACTCCCAGGCAGGGGTGAAAACAAGACACTACATCTATGACAATCACATTAATACTTGGAGACGATCTGAGTTACCTAAGACCTACTAATATGCATGAATACTATAAACACTTGATGAGAAACTACATGATCTCATAAACTCATTCAAGTTTATAATTCcacaaaaacacaaatagatGTACTACACTCCCTCTAAAGGTAGCCTCTGTTTGGGAAGACCAACATTGCAACAACTGTGCCAGACATTTAAATTAGTGAACACGGTCTTCCTAAAGTCAATTATCCTTATTTTGAGGTCTGGGAGGTAACAACGTAGtttttaatcactcagttgtgtctgactccctgtgcgcccatggattatagcccaccaggcttctctgcccatggcattctccagggaagaatgggAGTGAATTACCATTcttttctcctggggatcttcttgacccagggactgaacccaggtctcctgcattgcagactgattctttaccatctgagctaccagagaagcccaaagtgGTATCAGGAGGCAAAATAACTGCATTCAAAATACCATTATTAAAATCTCCAGTTCAAAAAAATACAATTTGTGgacttaatgattttttaaaaagtaaacttcaaCTTACCTAGATCTGGCCATTAATATTCTTAGCCTCTGCTGCAGCATCAGGAGTTTAATCATACTTCAAAACaccatgttttctttgtttgctgaCTTAAcctaaaattaacaagaaaaagtcaagaaattgttatttctttaaagaCAGTTTTTCTTATGAGACTTCTGGCAGCAATGTTAGTTCTGTTAATCTATTTAAACAAACTAAAAAgtctaaatttttattaaaatgtagtattttaaaaattaacataatgtCTACATGGTACCAATTAACAGCCTTTcgaaagaaaggtaaaaatgcagTAGCTCTAAAAGTCCATTTTAGCCAATGGCAGGCTAATTCTCCATCTCCAGTCACACTTCTCTTAAACCTCACTGTCACTCCTCCTCCCAGAGCTGACTCTAGAATCCATGCTCTGTATCTTCCTAATCCACAAGAGCCCCCAGAATAAAATCAGAAGAGTCAGTCATCAGAAAACAGTATCAACAAGCATGCCATAGAGCCTCAGGATAAtgacataaattatagcaataaACCACAATCTAGAGTTTCAAGAGATTACAATGTAACTTTTGAAAAAATTCTGGttaatttattcactttttacaacacatgaaaaaaatcaaattcaaacATGAGCACTAGCATTTACTGAATAGTTATACTATTTAGGTTAGGGGTTTTACAAAGCCTCATTTTAAtctatatattaacaaatatgaCTGATACCCAAAATGAACATTGCCAAAACCATGAACCcacacacaaacaaaatttttcatGCTGGACTTCTAACCTATACATAAAATTAGTGGTTCAGGTAGGAGTTTGCTCACCACTTGTGAGCTGCTGCCACACCCTACATTAGGGTGGGCAGCAACTAACTGTCTTTTCCTTAGCAGTTTTTTCTCCCCTCCAGAAGTTTAACATACATCATGCTTTACCTCTAGCTTATAAAACTGTCCAGCTAATTCTACCATAAATCGTTCCTCTTATGTGATGTTTGTCCAGCTCTGTAAGAGATTTTAGCCAattaactaagaaaaaaaaaaaactctccctTTTTACTTGATCCACTCATAAGCATCCCGCAACCCCTATCCTGAAAAGAGTTTATTCATAGTGAACATGATTAAGagatgtattccaatatcaaggAAAAGTCCTAAGTTCTAAAAGGAAGTTAAACATACAAAAGAACCAGTGTGCAAATCTATAAAGCTCTTGATAATATTAAAAATCCTCTGTgagaaactctggaaaatttatattctcaccttcagatcttttttcttttatttctaattttttaaattgtgggaaaatacacataacataaaatttaccatcttacccATTTTTAAGGGTACAGTTTAGTAGTGTTAAATATATTCACTACTATAAAACCAATCTCAAGAACTCTTGAAACTCTACACCCATTAAAAAACAACTCCTTTCCCCTCCACCCAAACactagcaaccaccattctaccttCTGTTTTCATGAGTTTGACTGAACACATCATGTAagactacagttcagttcagttgctcagtcatgtccagctctttgtgagcccacagagtgcagcactccaggctttacctgtccttcactatctccagagtttgctcaaactcacatccattggcATGACATGAGATTGTACAGTATTATCTTTTTGTGCCTgccttatctcacttagcatctTGTCTTCatggttcatccatgctgtaatATGTGTCAGagttcctttcctttttaaaaaaaaacttattttgcattgaggtatagccaattaacaatgctctgatagtttcaggtaaactgAAAAAGGACTCAagctacacatatacatgcattcttgctcccccaaactcccctcccatccaggctgccacacaccACTGAGCAGAGtactttgtgctatacagtaggtccttattggttacccattttaaatataccagGGTGTAcaagtccatcccaaactccttaactatcccttcctcccagcaaccataagttcattctctaagtctgtaagtctgtttctgttttgtaactaagttcatttatatcatttctttttggatCACATATGTCAGGGATGTCATACAatgtttctctgtcttcactCAGTACAACAATCTcgaggtccacccatgttgctgcaaatggcatcatttcattctttttaatggctgagtaatactccattgtgtataggtaccgcATCTTCATCCATTGCTCTGTCAGTGGACACAGGCTGCTTCTACGTCCTGGCTATTGCtcatagtgctgcaatgaacactgggatgcatgtatctttctgaattattttctcaTGGTATGTGTCCAGTAGTGGGACTGCTAGGTCACatgtagttctacttttagttttttaaggaacctccatactgttctccatagtagctgtaccaatttacattcctagcaacagtgtaggagggttcccttcccTCCACAACCTCTAGCATTcactgtttgtggattttttgatgatagccattctggcttgtgtgaagtgatatctcactgtagttctgatttgcatttctttaataatgagcaatactgaacatcttttcacatgcctcttggtcatctgtatgtcttctttggagaaatgtctgtttagatcttctgcccagaATTCCTTTccaagactgaataatattccactgaataAAAACTTGCTAATTCATCCATTTTTGGACATTTATCTACcatctggctattgtgaataatggtgctatgaacatggatgcacaaatatctcttcaagaccctgctttcaattattttggatatatacccacaAGTGGTACGGCTGgatcatatagcagttctatttttacttttttgagaaacttccatactgctctccacagtatatcttctttagagaaatgtctattcaagtcctttgaacattttttaaacaggCTGTCTGTTCTTTTTGCTGACTTTTAGTGTAAGTTCTCAATATATTcaggatattaatcccttatgaaatatatgatttgcaaatatcttctcacaTTCTTTGGGTTGTCCTTTTCACTCTGTTACATATTGTTTGAGGTTAACAAATGTATTTCTCATTAAGCCCAGTTTGTCTACTTTTGCTTTGGTGcccatgcttttggtgtcatatccaggAAAGCACTGCTGAAACCAATGTCATGAAGCTTCTGCCCTATGTTGTCTTCTAAGAATCTCACTGTTTtatgtcttacatttaggtctttgatccagtTTGACTTAATGTTTGTATAGGTGTTAGGTAAAGGTCCaagttcattcttttgcatgtggatatccaattgTCCCAGAAGCATTTGTTGAAGACTCGCTTCCCCACTGAATGGTCTTAGTACGCTTTTCAAAACTTATTTGACCAGAcatgtgagggtttatttctgggttctctattctattccactggTCTATGTCTGtatttatgccagtaccacactttTTTTACTACgtggctttgtagtaagtttAGAAATCAAGAAGTGTGAGTCATCCAGTTTTAAGGTTGTTTTGGCTATCCAGGGTTCCaagattccatatgaatttcagGATAGGCTTTcctatttgggggtggggggtgggggggggcggggtggaaatcattggaattttgacagggattgcactaAATCTGTAAATCTCTTTGGATGGGACTAATGTTTTAACAATATTgtgtcttctaatccatgaatatGGGATGTGTTTTTATGTCCTCTATAAGCAGTATTCTgtagttttgtgtgtgttctaTCTCCTTGGCTAATTCCTGAGTATCCTATTTCTTTTGATGCCACTGTAAAAAGAACtggttttgtaattttttagATTATTCACTgcaaatgtatagaaatgcaactaatGTTTACATGTTGACTTTGTACCCtggattcatttattatttctgaaaGTACTTTTTGTGTGGAATCTTCAGGGTTTTCCACATATAAGATCATCTCACCTGCAAACAAAgattgttttacttcttttctctcaACTTGGATGACTTcgctctggctagaacttccaatactatgttaaataaaagtcATGAAGAGTGGGCATCATTGCCTACTTCCTGATCTTGagggaaaagctttcagtcttttaCTATTGAGAATGATGTCCACTGTGGATTTTTCATAtatagctttcattatgttgaggtggtttccttctattcctagtttttttaatgcttttatatgaaaaggtgctgaattttgtcaagtgctttctttgcattaattgagatggtattttttttttcccccttcattctTGTAATGTGATGCATTATGTTGTACTATCCTTGCATTCCAAGAATAAATCACACTCTGACAAGATATATAATCTTTTTATTATGTGACTGAATTTAGTTTCCTAGCATCTTGGACATTTCTCAATGTTTATAAgagatactggcctgtagttttcctgtAACATCTTCATCTGGAATTGTTATCAGGGTAAtcctggcctcacagaatgaattGCAAAGTGTTCTCTCCTCTTCAATATTTCAGAAAAGTTTGAGGACTGacagtagttctttttttttttgaaaccatgtatttaatattttcattaaactgtGTCAATACAATTTCAAGCAAATGCCAACTGGAAGACCAGGCCCAGAAATTCATAAAAGAAACAATCTTCCAAACAACAAGGAATGCCAAGGTGCTCTTCCACTCCAGCTGCACCATCAGTGGCCACGCTGGTGCCAGTCAGACCATGTTAACCAGATTACCGAGTGTTTACCACATCATCAATTTTCAGAATGCTCCGGACAGTTTCAGTTGCTAGAGTCAGTGCACTGACTGAAACCAACAGAGGCTGGACATCCAGTTCCTCCAGTATGTTGGAAATACCACCCTTTCGGACTTTAATGCCTGTAGTTTTTTCTCCCTGGGCATGCCAGTTTCTTAGTTCTGTTACAGTAGAAATGGGATTCAGGCCAGCATTTTCAGCTAGTGTAGATGGAATGACTTCCACAGCATCTGCAAAAGCACGAATGCAGTAGGATTCCATACCACTCAATGTTCGTGAGTATTCAGTTAACCGTAGGGCCAACTCTATTTCTGGAGCACCACCTCCTGCAATAAGAGCTCTCTTCTTCACTAAACAGCAAATAACACAGAGAGCATCATGGATGGAGCGCTCAGCTTCTTCAATCACCAATTTGTTAGAACCACGAACAACAATTGTAACGGTTTTTCTAGGGCTCACACAACCTGTAATCTTGATCAGTTTGCCAGAACCATTTAAGCTGACTTCCTCAGCTAACTCAGCAGATCCCAGCATGTCAGCAGTGAACTGGTCAACATGAGCAACTGGTTTGGTTCCAGTCGTCTTACAAATGAATTCAATGTCTTCTCTTTCAATATCTTTTATcaccataatcttcattttgttCAGGAAATGTAATGCAAGATCACTAGGAGCATCTCTTAGAATAGACTTCTGTATGAGAAGAACATTACatcctgtttttttaatttgcttcacTAAATTTAGAATATAAGCTCTCTCTTCTCTTAGCACTTGATCCATTTGAACATAGTCAGAAACCACTATTTGATTGTCCATATCTGTTTTGGGAGCAGATAAGCAGAACTGAATAAGCCCAATTTTAGCCTTTTCAACTCTGGTTATGCCAGAATTTGCTACCTTTTGAGTAAGAACCAGACCTTCCACCAACTCACAGTCATCAATTGTCCCACCAAGCTTCTTAACTATTTTAATATCTCTAAGATCTACACTAGTAGCTGTGGCTGGGTCAATCACTTTCATCACTGCATCTACACTCATTGGAGAAAGCAGACTTGAATACTGAGACACAATCTTTGAGTTCAATGAAGTGGCTGCACTATTTAACAAAGTTTCTCTGTCACTCAGTTCCACAGGTCGAGACATGTCAGTCAAGATTTCAATGCCCTTTTCCAAAGCCTTCTGGAATGACTCAGAAATGATGGTGGGATGAATCCCTTTCTGAAGAAGCTTGGTACAGGAGTCCAAGAGAGAGCCAGCAATAATGACCACTGATGTGGTGCCATCTCCTGCTTCTATATCCTGAGCCTTGGACAGCTCCACCAGCATTCTGGCTGCTGGATGTAACACCTGCATTTGTTTCAGAATGGTGGCACCATCATTTGTAATGGTCACATCACCTTTTCCATCTTGAATCATTTTATCCATTCCTTTTGGTCCGAGGCTTGTTCTAATAGCATCAGCAACAGCTTTGGCTGCGGAGATGTTGCTGAAGCGGATCTGGGCCTGATAGGCGCTCTTCCCGCGGCCACCGGCAGCCCCGACAGCCGGCCCGGTCCGGGGTGCTACGTTCTCGGGCATGGCAACCTTGGATGGGTCTGCGTGAGCTTGCGAAGTACGGATGGACACGGATTGCGGCTGACCAGGGACCAACCGCAAGCGCCCACCGCCTTCACCTGACAGTAGTTCTTTAACTGGTAGACTTCACTGGTGAAGCCAGGGCTTTCCTACGTGAGagactttttttattattattgattcaatctccttaccttatatgtctattcagattttgtatttctttgtgatTTAGCCTTGTAGGTTttctatttctaggaatttgtcctgTTCATTtagtttcttcaatttgttggcatataactgtTCATATTACTCTctcataatcctttttatttcagtAGAATTGATAGTGATGTCACCAGTTTCACTTCTGGTTTTAGTAACCTgagtctttcttccttttttcttagcCCATCCAGCCAAAAACTTGTCTGTTTTGTTGATGTTTTCAAAAATCAAACTTTTGGttcacagactttgtttttctattctctatctcatttctctctcctttaatctttattatttccttccttctgctagttttgcttttagtttaccctttttctatttccttaagCTATAAAGCTAtagatctttttatatttttaacataagCATTTATAACTACCCAAACCC encodes:
- the LOC101112974 gene encoding T-complex protein 1 subunit delta-like, which produces MPENVAPRTGPAVGAAGGRGKSAYQAQIRFSNISAAKAVADAIRTSLGPKGMDKMIQDGKGDVTITNDGATILKQMQVLHPAARMLVELSKAQDIEAGDGTTSVVIIAGSLLDSCTKLLQKGIHPTIISESFQKALEKGIEILTDMSRPVELSDRETLLNSAATSLNSKIVSQYSSLLSPMSVDAVMKVIDPATATSVDLRDIKIVKKLGGTIDDCELVEGLVLTQKVANSGITRVEKAKIGLIQFCLSAPKTDMDNQIVVSDYVQMDQVLREERAYILNLVKQIKKTGCNVLLIQKSILRDAPSDLALHFLNKMKIMVIKDIEREDIEFICKTTGTKPVAHVDQFTADMLGSAELAEEVSLNGSGKLIKITGCVSPRKTVTIVVRGSNKLVIEEAERSIHDALCVICCLVKKRALIAGGGAPEIELALRLTEYSRTLSGMESYCIRAFADAVEVIPSTLAENAGLNPISTVTELRNWHAQGEKTTGIKVRKGGISNILEELDVQPLLVSVSALTLATETVRSILKIDDVVNTR